The following nucleotide sequence is from Pseudomonas sp. S09G 359.
GACTTCATCATCTTCGTGTTTTTCGCCACCGTGGTGGGGAAGCTGTTTTTCCCCAGTGACATGCCCGAATGGCTACGCCTGATGCAAACATTTGGCATTTTTGCAGCGGGCTATCTGGCAAGACCGCTGGGCGGCGTTGTCATGGCGCACTTCGGCGACCTGCTGGGGCGCAAAAAAATGTTCACCTTGAGCATTTTCATGATGGCTGTGCCGACCTTGATCATGGGGCTGCTCCCCACCTATGCGCAGATCGGTATTGCAGCGCCCCTGTTATTGCTGTTGATGCGTGTGATTCAAGGCGCTGCCATTGGCGGTGAAGTGCCGGGGGCCTGGGTTTTTGTTTCCGAACACGTGCCTCAACACCATGTTGGGTACGCCTGCGGCACGCTGACCTGTGGCCTGACGGCTGGCATCCTGTTGGGCTCTCTGGTGGCTACTGCGATCAACAGCGTTTACTCGCCAGCAGAAGTTGCCGACTACGCTTGGCGAATCCCCTTTTTGCTAGGAGGCGTGTTTGGTTTGCTCTCGGTCTACTTGCGCCGCTGGCTCCACGAAACGCCCGTGTTTGCTGAGATGCAGCTGAGAAAAACCCTGGCTGCCGAGGTGCCGTTACGCGCGGTTTTGCGTGACCATCGTGGTGCCATTCTGATTTCCATGGCGCTGACCTGGTTCCTCTCAGCCGGCATCATCGTGGTTATTTTGATGACGCCGACGGTGTTGCAGACGGTCTACCATTTTTCCGCCACCACGGCCTTACAGGCTAACAGCCTGGCCATTGTCTTTCTGAGCCTGGGCTGCGTGTTGGCCGGCTCGCTTGCAGACCGGTTCGGCGCCGGGCGCGTGTTTGTGCTGGGCTGTGCGGCATTGATGATCAGTTCGTGGACCTTTTATCACAGCCTCTTCGCCAATCCCAACTGGCTGTTCCCGATGTATGCCGTAACAGGCCTGTTGGTCGGCACCATCGGTGCGGTGCCCTACGTGATGGTCAAGGCATTCCCACCGGTAGTGCGCTTTAGCGGGTTGTCATTTTCATACAACTTGGCCTACGCCATTTTCGGCGGCCTGACCCCTATGGTTGTTACGTTGATGCTCAAGGAAAGTCCTTTGGGGCCGGCGTATTACGTGTCGATTATCTGTGCGATTGGGATAGTGGTCGGCGGTTATCTATGGTCAAAAAATCGATAGAGTTTCCGATGCCTACCAAAATGGAGGGCACCGCGATGCCCACTCAGTTTTCATTGCAGCGTATTGATTGGATGGTGACCCTGCGCGCCCTGGATATCCACGGTTATGCAACGCTCCCAGGGTTGATCAGCGAAGCTCAATGCCTGGAACTGGCTGCAGCTGAGGCCACGGAGGTCACCACCCTGGAAACGTTGAGTGGAGTGGGGGCGGGTTTTTGCCAGGGTTCTGTCTGCATGTTGGTGAACCCTTGTTCTGTCGTGGGTTATTTAGAGGCGTTGTTATATCCACCGCTGAACTTGCTCGCCAATGTCTGGAGCGAGCGCTCCGGTTCCAGCTATCGCTTCCCGGCATCGCCGCAGGCCCTGGTGACGGAATGTGCCGAGTGGGGGCAACACCGCACTCTGAGCTATCTATCTTGCTACGGCGTAGATGACTGCGAGCGGCTGCATCACTGTGTCAGGGGGGAGCAGAGAGTGTTCCCCTTTCAGGCGGTCGTGCTGCTGTCCAGCACGGAGCATGACTTTTTGGGTGGTGAATTGTTAATCGCGCGCCAGGATGAACGGGCACCTACGGCCACCTTCAACGTTCAGGCACAGCAGGGCGACGTGGTGCTGTTGGCGGTCAAACGCAAACCGCGCCGTGAAGCGGGGGACCTGGTCTGGTCGACCTTGCGCCACGGCGTCCAGCCGGTGCGCTCAGGGCAACGCAAAGCACTGAATCTTGTGTTTCATCGAGGCAACGGTTCGGACGAGGATTTTTCGTCACCCGAGCGCTACGTGCGTGCCGGTCCTGGTGTATCGCTTGCGGATTTCGGTCCTGGCATTGCAAGCCAAGACATCGGCGTTTCGCATGAGTGAATGCCATCTGGCAGCGGTCCCACCGGCGTAAACGCAATCGCCTGCCAAAGGCTAACGGGTAACCTGCCTTCCCATGCGTTCGGGCGTTCTGTCTGCGCCACCATACCCTTTTCATCAACCATCTCAGGATTATGAAATGACTCGTCTTCGTTCTTCCCATGGCTTTATGGGGCCATTTTCTCCCGACGGTAAGTCAAGCATCGCACCCACGCCACCTTGGCACTATGCGGCTGACTTCATCACCATTGAGTATTGGGTTGAGCCTGAATTCATCGAGCGCTTATTGCCACCGGGCCTGAGCTTGCATCCTGACGAACCCGGACTGGTAACGGTCTCGTTCGTCGACTGGCAGGCGTGTACCAATGGTGCAGAAGAGTTATTGGACCCGGTTCGCGCCCAATACAAGGAATGCATCGTGTTGGCCAGTGTCCAGTATGAGGGGCAACTGATGCAGTACTGCCCCTATATCATCGTCGACCAGGACACGTCCCTGGCGCGCGGCTGGGCCCTGGGGTACCCGAAAAAAATCGGTTCGGTCTGGACCACTCGTTCGATGGGGGTTAAATCCATCGCGTCACCTGGCGAGGAGACAGGCAGCGTGTTTGCCGGCACCGTGGCGGTCAAGGACCGGCGCCTTGCCGAAGGTCATGTCCGGCTGACGGGGCCTGCCGACGGAACGGCCGTCACATTTGGCAGTCGCCCCATTGTTGCCCTGCGCCATTTTCCTTCGATGTTCGAGGGTGAAGAAGATCGGCCGGCGGTGTTCGAGCTTGTGAGGCTTCAGGCCGAGAACGTGCAGGCGGGTGAGGTACTTGAAGGCGAAGCCAAGCTAACGATTTTTGATTCGGCCACGGAGCTGCTGGGTGCGTTGGACCCGGTCCGCGTGGGACGCGGTTGGCGCTATTCGCTGGCAATGTCCAACCGCACCAACACCCTGCTGCGCGACCTGCGCACCGTTGGACTGGATATTTGCGAAGAGGGCGCTTGAACATGGACGCCTTGGTACTTCAGCGTACTTACCTGGATTTGACGACCCCGCATGTTGCCGATGCGTGCATGCGTTTGGGGATCGCAGTGCGTCTCGCACCCTCGGCAGTACGCCCAGTGTGGAGTGGCACGCATTTTGTGGGCCGTGTATGTCCGGCGCGGCATTATGGAAGTGTCGATGTGTTTTTAGAGGCCATTGATACGGCTGAACGGGGCGATGTGCTGGTGGTGGATAACGGCGGGCGCATGGACGAAGCCTGTGTCGGGGATCTGGTGACTCTGGAAGCAAGCCTCGCCGGCATGGCCGGTGTAGTCATCTGGGGGTTGCACCGTGACACGGTTGAACTCAAGGCCATTCGTCTGCCCATGTTCAGCTTGGGGACGTTGCCCGTAGGCCCGCAGCGTCTGGATCCGCGTGAAACCGAGGCGTTGGTGTCTGCAACGTGCGGCGCTACGTTGGTGACTGCTGAAGACTTTGCCCTGGGCGACGATGACGGTGTGCTGTTTATTCCCTTGAAGCGTGCAGCAGAAGTGGCAGAAGTGGCCACGGCGATCCGTGACACCGAGCGCTACCAGGCAGCGCGAATGCGCTTGGGCAAGTCGTTTCGAGAACAGGCCCGCTTCGACACTTACCTGCAATCGCGGTTGACTGATCCTGAACAGACATTCCGCCAGCATTTGCGCGCCTTTGGCGGTGAAATCGAAGAGTAGAAAAACTGCGGGTAGCCTGCTCAAAGGAAGGGGGCAGGCCATCAGCAGTATCAGATGGGCAATGCCGAGGTCAGCTTGATCGTCTGCATGGGCACTTCAGTTTTGACACTCTTGACGCCTTTGATCGTTGCCAGGTAGTCACCCTGGAATTTGCGATAGCCGGTCAGGTCACCGGCCACTACCCTGAGCAGGAAATCACAGTCGCCCGCCATGAGGTGGCACTCCACCACCTGAGGGAGTTTCAACACCTCTTGGGTAAAGTGATCGACGGTTTCTGCGTCCTGGCCATTCAGCCAGATCCGTACAAACACCGTCAGGCCAACATCCAGTTTTTGGGCGTTGAGCAGTGCGACGTAGCGCTCAATGATGCCATTGTCCTCCAGCCACTTCACGCGGCGCAGGCAGGGCGACGTGGAGAGCCCTACGTGGTCCGCCAGCTCGATATTCTGCATACGCCCGTCGGCCTGCAACGCGCGCAGGATTCTGCGGTCAATTTCGTCCAGGTTTTTCATCTCTTCAACTCACCCGTCACACTGTGGAAAGTACCAGCGTGAAGGGGCAATACCGAAACTTCTCTTGAAGTGCCTGGACATATGGCTCTGGTCAAAAAAGCCCGAATCTATGGCCGCCTTGGACAGCGTCTGGCCGGCCTGCACCAGTTGTTTGACCTGGCTGAGTCGGCGCGCGGTGATGTAACGGTGGGGGCTGGTGCCAAAGAACACCCGAAAATCTTTGGACAGGCTCCAACGGTCTCGGCCGGCGCAATCCGCGAGTTGGTCGAGGGTGATCGGTCGGTCCAGGTTGTCGTGGATGTATTCGCGTGCCCGCAGTGCAGCGGCGAAATGGTGGGCAGGGCGTGCCGGACGCTGACCGGTGACGGCGGCGAGGGTCATCACGAAGTTGAACAGCGCATCGTCTTCTGCCAGGGGGGCGAGTTCATGGGCATGCAGGAGTTCGAATACCGCTGAAACCAGGCGTTGGTCACGGGACACCCCGCTTTTCAAGAATGGCAACGGCTTGCCCTTGACGATGTGCTGAACCAGCGACGGCGGCACGTAAAGGCCTTGGTAGCGCAAACCCGTGTCCGTTCCAGCGCAGCCATCGTGCATTTCGTCCGGGTGCAGAATCATTGCCTCGCCGGGGACGCAAACGTTGGACTCGCCGCGGTACTGGAAGCGGTGCGCGCCGTCCAGCGTCATGCCGATCGCATAGGTGTCGTGCTGGTGCGCGTCGAACGCATGAGCCACGAAAAACGCCTCGAACCGCTCCAGCGATGAGGTCTGAGGAGCATGTTTAACCCAATCTGTTGTCGAGCGTTGATCGTGCATGATGGCGCACTACTCAGTGATTTTTCGAATTTTACGCCAGTGCATCGGGTCATGGCTTGGACGTTTGTGGGTGGTGTGGCAGGCCGGCTAGCGTTGTCGATTGCCTGTCGTTGTAGCGAATCGACTGCGGTAGGCCGCTGGTGTCGAACCCACCTGCTGGCGAAAGAGACGCGTGAAGGAACTAGCGTTCTGATAACCGACCTGATTGGCGATCTCCTCGATGCTCAAATCGCTGCTTTCGAGCAGGGTCATGGAGATCTCGAGACGCAGGTTTTGCAAATAGGCTAGGGGTGTTGTGCCCAGCACGCTGTTGAAGTGGCGTATCAGCGTACGTACGCTGACCGACAACGCCGAAGCAAGCTCGGGCAAGCTGATGTCCTCGGCAAAATGCTTGAGCAGCCAGTGCTGTGCCTTGGCAACCATGGTGTCGCTGTGCACGGTTTCCATCTGCAGGGGCAGATAAGGCAGTTGAGTGGTCTGGCTGGTGTCGATAAGCATCGTTTTGGCGGTCAGGGTTGCGGTATTCGCGCCGCAGAAATGCTCGACCATCCGTACCCCTTGCAGCAGATACGAAGCATTGGCGCCAGCGCACCACAGGCGGTCCTCCTCGGTCACCATCGAGCGCAATTGCAGGTTCACCGCAGGGTGGCGCTCGCGAAACAGCCGCTCCAGCCACCAGGTAGTTGTGGCCTGACGACCCTGCAACAAGCCGGTCTCGGCGAGCAGGAAGGTGCCTGTGCAATTGGCGGCCAGCACCGCGCCCTCGCGCCATTGCGCCTTGAGCCACTCCAACTGCGGTACAGCGCTTTCGAGCATCTGTTCGAAAGCGTCATGCCCCGCGTAGTACAGCCCCGGAATAAAGATCATGTCGACCTTCTCTTGCGGTAGCGGGGTGGCGATGTTCAACGCCAATCCATTGCATGCCGTGACGGGCTTACCCTTGTTCGACACGAACTGCCAGGAAAAAGGCCGGGCAATGGCTTTACCGGTCTTGTGTTGCTGGCGACTGAGGTGCGCATTGGTGACATGGAACACGTCGGCGATGCCGGCGAGGCTCGAGGCATAACAGCCATCGAGAGCCAAAATGGCGACACGTAGCGGGGCGATTTTCATAATGGCAAATTACGCATAAAAATAGTCATTAATGCCAATTTAGCACCGCGATCCGCTTCCGTACAGTGAGCTCATCAGCCATTGACCGGAGCTTTCATGAACGTACTGATTGTCCACGCGCACAACGAACCGCAGTCATTCAACACGGCCATGTTCAACCTCGCTGTGGAGGTGCTGAGCGGGCAGGGGCATGAGGTGGACGTGTCTGATTTATACGCGATGAACTTCAACCCTGTCGCCAGCGCCAGCGACTTTGGCCAGCGCGCCAACAGCGAGCACCTGGTCTACGCCCTGGAGCAGCGCAACGGTTACACCACTGGCACCCTCGCGCCGGACATCCTCGCTGAACTGGAGAAGATCAAGCGCGCCGACCTGATCATCTTCAACTTCCCGATCTACTGGTTCAGCATGCCGGCGATCATGAAGGGCTGGTTCGACCGCGTGTTCATTTCGGGGTACTGCTATGGCGGTGCGCGCATTTATGACCGCGGCGGCTTGAAAGACAAAAAAGCCATGCTTGCGTTTTCGCTCGGCGGCCAGGACCACATGTTTGGTCCGGGCGCTGTGCACGGTGAACTGGAAACTTTGTTGCAGCCTATCCAGCGCGGCGTGTTGGGGTATGTCGGCCTTACTGTCTTGCCGCCATTCGTAGCCTTCCATGTGCCCTATATCAGCCAAGCGGCGCGTGAGGACTACCTGGCGCAGTACCGCGAGCATCTGTTGACCCTGGATCAGCGCGCGCCGCTCGAGTTTCCGTCGCTGGATGACTACGACGAAATTCTGCGCCCTAAACATTCGACGGCTCACGCATGACGGTTGGTGAGGTCGGTATGACGACTCCCTTTAACAACCGTTCAGGCGTTCAAGTCGAGCGCCTCGGGCTTATCTGTTTCATTACGCTGGATCGTCCCGAGACGGGCAACAGTGTGGATCTGGGCATAGGGCTGGCGTTGAGAGATGCGGTGCGCTCGCTGGTTGTGAACCCGCCACGTGTTGTGGTTCTGCGCAGCAGCGGCGCGCACTTCATGGTGGGGGGCGATGTGCGCCGCTTCGAGACCTTATTGAGGGTCTCCAGCGAGGCCTGCGCCGATGAGTTGGAAACCCTGATCAGTGCCGTCAACGAAGCGGTAACCGGACTGACGCAATTGCCCTGTCCGGTGCTGGGTTTGATCAACGGCGCCGCTGCCGGCTTCGGACTGTCGCTGGCCTTGGCGTGCGACATCCTGGTCGCGGCCGACGATGCAAGTTTCCTGATGGCGTACAGCGCAATCGGTGCAACGCCGGACGGCGGCGGCACCTGGCATCTGCCACGGCAGGTGGGGTTGCATCGAGCCATGGCCATCGCGTTGTTGAATCCGAAACTGAGCGCCGTTGACGCGAAGGTCGCAGGCCTGGTGATCGAGGTGGTGCCTGGCGAAGAGCTGGCGGCAGCCGGCCTGGCCATCGCCCAACGCTTGGCCGACGGTCCCGCCGCGGCGCAGGCTGGGATCAAACGCTTGCTGCGTAGCGGCCTGGACGCAAACCTGGAAACGGCCTTGGCAGCCGAAAAGGCCACGTTCGTGGCGGTATCCGCCAGCGCTGACTTTGCAGAAGGCGTTGCCGCGTTTTGCCAGCGCCGCAAGGCTCAATTTGGTTCGTCCCTTTAATCCCCCACGAGGTCTTTCATGAGAATCGAAGGTTCTGTTTTCTTCATCACCGGTGGTGCTTCGGGGCTAGGGGCTGCCACCGCCAAGTGGCTGGTGGGATCGGGCGCCCAGGTGGTGCTGGCTGACCTCAACGAGGTGGCAGGTGAAGCATTGGCGAATGAGTTGGGGCCCGATGCGCTATTCGTGCGCACGGACACGGTGCAAGAGCAATCCATGCAAGCGGCCATCGACCTTTCACTCAGCCGGTTCGGCCGTGTAGACGGGCTGATCTGCTGTGCCGGCGTCGCACCTGGGCAGAAGGTGCAGAGTAAGGCGGGGCCGCATGACCTGGATACCTTTGCGCGCGCAATCACGATCAACCTGGTGGGGACGTTCAACGCCATACGATTGGTCGTAGCGGCCATGAGTAACAATGCGCCCAATGGCGATGGCGAGCGCGGCGTGATCATCACCACCGCGTCCGTCGCGGCCTTTGATGGCCAAATCGGCCAGGCGGCCTATGCGGCGTCTAAAGCCGGTGTAGTGGGTATGACACTGCCGATTGCTCGTGAACTTGCCCGGTTTGGCATTCGGGTGGTGACCATTGCGCCCGGCATCTTCGAAACGCCAATGCTGCTTGGACTGCCTCAGGCCGTTCAAGACTCGCTGGGTAAAACAGTGCCATTCCCCCCACGCCTGGGGCGCGGTTGCGAGTACGCGCAATTGGTGGAGTCGATCGTACTGAACCCGATGCTCAACGGCGAGGTGATACGTCTGGATGGTGCATTACGCATGGCGGCCCAATAAGGAGTTACTCACGTTTCAATTGAAATTCTGAACAGAAAGTTTGAATGAATTTGGTGGCGTTGGGCGTTATCCCGGCGGCGCTGAAGTGTGCGTCACAGTCGAAAAAAATAAAAAACAGCAATAACAATAACAATAGCGAAAGGTAGACTAACCATGCAATTCAACTTCGGTACAGTTATGCCCGTCCTGTGCGCCAGCGCAGTCCTGGGTATGGTCGGATCGGCACGTGCAGACTTCCTGGGGGACAGCAAATCCACCCTGGAACTGCGTAACTTCTATATGAACCGTGACTTCCGCCAGGCCGGCGCGGCGCAGAATAAAGCGGAGGAATGGGCTCAGGGATTCATGTTGCGCCTTGAATCCGGTTACACCGAGGGGCCGGTAGGTTTCGGTATTGATGCCATCGGGATGCTGGGGCTGAAACTCGACTCCAGCCCAGATCGGGTTGGCACCGGCCTGCTCAAGACCAATGCGGTCGGGCCCAAGCGGGCCAAGGATGAATATGGCGAGTCAGGCTTTACTGCCAAGGTACGTATCTCCAAGAGCACCTTGAAGCTCGGCACTCTCCAGCCGGTGTTGCCGCCTTTGATGCGCAATGACTCACGTCTTATGCCGCAGACCTTTCGCGGGGCCTGGTTGGCCAGTAACGAGATCGAGGGTTTAAATCTTGATCTGGGCCGCCTTGATCGGGTCAATCAGCGCGACTCTTCGGACAACGAAGTGATGACAGTCTTCAATGGCGGCAAGCGCAATATAGTGCTCGGAAGTGCCAAAACCAGTGATGAATTTCTGTTTGGTGGGGGTCGCTATCAATGGAATCCGACACTTTC
It contains:
- a CDS encoding MFS transporter, with the translated sequence MSSVPSSAAPSLPVARRLTRSDYKTLSLSALGGALEFYDFIIFVFFATVVGKLFFPSDMPEWLRLMQTFGIFAAGYLARPLGGVVMAHFGDLLGRKKMFTLSIFMMAVPTLIMGLLPTYAQIGIAAPLLLLLMRVIQGAAIGGEVPGAWVFVSEHVPQHHVGYACGTLTCGLTAGILLGSLVATAINSVYSPAEVADYAWRIPFLLGGVFGLLSVYLRRWLHETPVFAEMQLRKTLAAEVPLRAVLRDHRGAILISMALTWFLSAGIIVVILMTPTVLQTVYHFSATTALQANSLAIVFLSLGCVLAGSLADRFGAGRVFVLGCAALMISSWTFYHSLFANPNWLFPMYAVTGLLVGTIGAVPYVMVKAFPPVVRFSGLSFSYNLAYAIFGGLTPMVVTLMLKESPLGPAYYVSIICAIGIVVGGYLWSKNR
- a CDS encoding 2OG-Fe(II) oxygenase encodes the protein MPTKMEGTAMPTQFSLQRIDWMVTLRALDIHGYATLPGLISEAQCLELAAAEATEVTTLETLSGVGAGFCQGSVCMLVNPCSVVGYLEALLYPPLNLLANVWSERSGSSYRFPASPQALVTECAEWGQHRTLSYLSCYGVDDCERLHHCVRGEQRVFPFQAVVLLSSTEHDFLGGELLIARQDERAPTATFNVQAQQGDVVLLAVKRKPRREAGDLVWSTLRHGVQPVRSGQRKALNLVFHRGNGSDEDFSSPERYVRAGPGVSLADFGPGIASQDIGVSHE
- a CDS encoding acetoacetate decarboxylase family protein, giving the protein MTRLRSSHGFMGPFSPDGKSSIAPTPPWHYAADFITIEYWVEPEFIERLLPPGLSLHPDEPGLVTVSFVDWQACTNGAEELLDPVRAQYKECIVLASVQYEGQLMQYCPYIIVDQDTSLARGWALGYPKKIGSVWTTRSMGVKSIASPGEETGSVFAGTVAVKDRRLAEGHVRLTGPADGTAVTFGSRPIVALRHFPSMFEGEEDRPAVFELVRLQAENVQAGEVLEGEAKLTIFDSATELLGALDPVRVGRGWRYSLAMSNRTNTLLRDLRTVGLDICEEGA
- a CDS encoding RraA family protein — its product is MDALVLQRTYLDLTTPHVADACMRLGIAVRLAPSAVRPVWSGTHFVGRVCPARHYGSVDVFLEAIDTAERGDVLVVDNGGRMDEACVGDLVTLEASLAGMAGVVIWGLHRDTVELKAIRLPMFSLGTLPVGPQRLDPRETEALVSATCGATLVTAEDFALGDDDGVLFIPLKRAAEVAEVATAIRDTERYQAARMRLGKSFREQARFDTYLQSRLTDPEQTFRQHLRAFGGEIEE
- a CDS encoding Lrp/AsnC family transcriptional regulator; the protein is MKNLDEIDRRILRALQADGRMQNIELADHVGLSTSPCLRRVKWLEDNGIIERYVALLNAQKLDVGLTVFVRIWLNGQDAETVDHFTQEVLKLPQVVECHLMAGDCDFLLRVVAGDLTGYRKFQGDYLATIKGVKSVKTEVPMQTIKLTSALPI
- a CDS encoding AraC family transcriptional regulator; its protein translation is MHDQRSTTDWVKHAPQTSSLERFEAFFVAHAFDAHQHDTYAIGMTLDGAHRFQYRGESNVCVPGEAMILHPDEMHDGCAGTDTGLRYQGLYVPPSLVQHIVKGKPLPFLKSGVSRDQRLVSAVFELLHAHELAPLAEDDALFNFVMTLAAVTGQRPARPAHHFAAALRAREYIHDNLDRPITLDQLADCAGRDRWSLSKDFRVFFGTSPHRYITARRLSQVKQLVQAGQTLSKAAIDSGFFDQSHMSRHFKRSFGIAPSRWYFPQCDG
- a CDS encoding GlxA family transcriptional regulator, translated to MKIAPLRVAILALDGCYASSLAGIADVFHVTNAHLSRQQHKTGKAIARPFSWQFVSNKGKPVTACNGLALNIATPLPQEKVDMIFIPGLYYAGHDAFEQMLESAVPQLEWLKAQWREGAVLAANCTGTFLLAETGLLQGRQATTTWWLERLFRERHPAVNLQLRSMVTEEDRLWCAGANASYLLQGVRMVEHFCGANTATLTAKTMLIDTSQTTQLPYLPLQMETVHSDTMVAKAQHWLLKHFAEDISLPELASALSVSVRTLIRHFNSVLGTTPLAYLQNLRLEISMTLLESSDLSIEEIANQVGYQNASSFTRLFRQQVGSTPAAYRSRFATTTGNRQR
- a CDS encoding NAD(P)H-dependent oxidoreductase — protein: MNVLIVHAHNEPQSFNTAMFNLAVEVLSGQGHEVDVSDLYAMNFNPVASASDFGQRANSEHLVYALEQRNGYTTGTLAPDILAELEKIKRADLIIFNFPIYWFSMPAIMKGWFDRVFISGYCYGGARIYDRGGLKDKKAMLAFSLGGQDHMFGPGAVHGELETLLQPIQRGVLGYVGLTVLPPFVAFHVPYISQAAREDYLAQYREHLLTLDQRAPLEFPSLDDYDEILRPKHSTAHA
- a CDS encoding enoyl-CoA hydratase/isomerase family protein, which encodes MTTPFNNRSGVQVERLGLICFITLDRPETGNSVDLGIGLALRDAVRSLVVNPPRVVVLRSSGAHFMVGGDVRRFETLLRVSSEACADELETLISAVNEAVTGLTQLPCPVLGLINGAAAGFGLSLALACDILVAADDASFLMAYSAIGATPDGGGTWHLPRQVGLHRAMAIALLNPKLSAVDAKVAGLVIEVVPGEELAAAGLAIAQRLADGPAAAQAGIKRLLRSGLDANLETALAAEKATFVAVSASADFAEGVAAFCQRRKAQFGSSL
- a CDS encoding SDR family NAD(P)-dependent oxidoreductase translates to MRIEGSVFFITGGASGLGAATAKWLVGSGAQVVLADLNEVAGEALANELGPDALFVRTDTVQEQSMQAAIDLSLSRFGRVDGLICCAGVAPGQKVQSKAGPHDLDTFARAITINLVGTFNAIRLVVAAMSNNAPNGDGERGVIITTASVAAFDGQIGQAAYAASKAGVVGMTLPIARELARFGIRVVTIAPGIFETPMLLGLPQAVQDSLGKTVPFPPRLGRGCEYAQLVESIVLNPMLNGEVIRLDGALRMAAQ
- a CDS encoding OprD family porin, translated to MPVLCASAVLGMVGSARADFLGDSKSTLELRNFYMNRDFRQAGAAQNKAEEWAQGFMLRLESGYTEGPVGFGIDAIGMLGLKLDSSPDRVGTGLLKTNAVGPKRAKDEYGESGFTAKVRISKSTLKLGTLQPVLPPLMRNDSRLMPQTFRGAWLASNEIEGLNLDLGRLDRVNQRDSSDNEVMTVFNGGKRNIVLGSAKTSDEFLFGGGRYQWNPTLSTSYYYGGLDGIYIQHLINLVHQLPLAGGQSLKSDIRFAHSGADGGSNVDNDALGALFTYKMLGHSFSAGYQHLSGRTGFAYVNGADDALLNQVQINDFGNRDEHSWQVRYDYDFAALGFPGLTLMTRYLSGDNVDRGAGLSEGKTWERNTDLGYVIQSGPLKNLALKLRNATTRSNFLNDLDENRLIVGYSLPLW